One Suncus etruscus isolate mSunEtr1 chromosome 13, mSunEtr1.pri.cur, whole genome shotgun sequence genomic region harbors:
- the SEH1L gene encoding LOW QUALITY PROTEIN: nucleoporin SEH1 (The sequence of the model RefSeq protein was modified relative to this genomic sequence to represent the inferred CDS: inserted 3 bases in 2 codons), with product MFVACIITVDHKDLIHDVSFDFRGRHMETCSSDQSVKVWDKSKSGEWHGTACWKTHSGSVWPMTWAHPEFGQVLTSCSFDKTAAVWEEIVGESNDKLRGQSHWVKRTTLVDSRTSVTDVKFGPRHMGLMLAACSADGIVRIYEALNVMNLSQWSLQHEISCKLSCSCISWNPSSSHAHSSMIALGSDDSSPNALXQVQIFEYNENTRKYAKAETLMTVTDPVHDIAFAPNLGRSFHILALASKDVKIFTLKPVRKELTSSGGPKKFEIHIVVQFDHHNSQMWRVSWNITGTXSSGDDGCVRLWKAKYMDNWKCTGVCECNGSPVNGHSQQENSNPSLGSNTPNRQNSLNGSSAGRKHS from the exons ATGTTTGTGGCGTGCATCATAACAGTGGACCATAAGGATCTCATCCATGATGTCTCTTTTGACTTCCGCGGGCGGCACATGGAGACCTGTTCCAGCGATCAGAGCGTCAAGGTCTGGGATAAAAGTAAAAGTGGGGAATGGCATGGTACTGCTTGTTGGAAGACGCATAGTGGATCTGTGTGGCCTATGACATGGGCCCATCCTGAGTTTGGACAGGTTTTGACTTCCTGTTCGTTTGACAAAACAGCTGCTGTATGGGAAGAAATAGTAGGAGAATCAAATGATAAACTTCGAGGACAAAGTCATTGGGTTAAGAGGACAACTCTAGTGGATAGCAGAACATCAGTTACTGATGTGAAATTTGGTCCCAGGCATATGGGTCTGATGTTAGCCGCCTGTTCAGCAGATGGGATAGTACGAATCTATGAGGCACTGAATGTCATGAATCTCAGCCAGTGGTCTCTGCAGCATGAGATCTCATGTAAGCTAAGCTGCAGTTGTATTTCTTGGAACCCTTCAAGCTCTCATGCTCATTCCTCTATGATAGCCTTAGGAAGTGATGATAGTAGTCCAAATGCAT GTCAAGTTCAGATCTTTGAATATAATGAAAACACTCGGAAATATGCAAAAGCTGAGACCCTCATGACAGTCACTGACCCTGTTCATGACATCGCATTTGCTCCAAACTTGGGCAGATCTTTCCATATTCTAGCCCTAGCATCCAAAGATGTGAAGATTTTCACACTGAAGCCTGTAAGGAAAGAACTTACTTCCTCTGGTGGGCCAAAAAAATTTGAAATCCATATAGTGGTGCAGTTTGATCATCATAATTCTCAGATGTGGCGAGTCAGTTGGAATATAACAGGAAC ATCTTCAGGAGATGATGGTTGTGTGAGATTGTGGAAAGCTAAGTATATGGACAATTGGAAATGTACTggggtgtgtgagt GTAATGGGAGCCCTGTCAATGGGCATTCTCAGCAGGAAAACTCAAATCCTTCCCTAGGTTCAAATACCCCAAATCGTCAAAATTCATTAAATGGATCTTCTGCTGGCAGAAAGCACAGCTGA